In one Thermosipho ferrireducens genomic region, the following are encoded:
- a CDS encoding ABC transporter permease, whose translation MDKSYNWWIIVPIIFVLGGIILPFIYLILFAGGFNPQVLTENVNVIRFTIFQALLSSTITGIIGIPGAYIVARTNLNRFVKSVFRVLSAVPFVLPGVTMAMGFLLTFGREGIFTKILHNIGYNKRILYTFTAVIIGHVFYNFPLFIRIVGETWEKIEGSLSEAAKLDGADNMKTFYLIELPLILPAILKAFLLTYIYTFTSFAVVLILGGIRFSTIEVSIYMYTRILFDFKSAFTLAIFQMLFISIISYFLSIKKGSFISGKSLKNEFPAWGYFYLILATIMIFVPLAYSLLSGFIKYGGGFGVENFKRLFNLNITRFIGATFKQLVGYSIILPGIASLISVLLSAIGAFHSSRGKKLDYIFMLPAAISPVTIAFGYIIMGIKPFFSLIFIYTLITLPIVFGLLENGWRTINKDIEEAAKLDGANTIILNTKIRFPLMKYHLLTAFVYAFTISVGEMSATITTVEPPISTFSVAIYRLLSARKIPEARALNTIYSFIVVVLFMLIEIKRFNDEQ comes from the coding sequence ATGGACAAAAGTTATAATTGGTGGATAATTGTACCTATTATCTTTGTCTTGGGGGGGATTATCCTCCCCTTTATATATCTCATATTATTCGCCGGTGGATTTAATCCACAGGTTTTAACTGAAAATGTGAATGTAATACGTTTTACCATTTTTCAGGCACTGCTCTCTTCAACAATTACAGGGATTATCGGAATACCTGGTGCGTATATTGTAGCCAGAACCAATCTGAACCGCTTTGTAAAATCCGTTTTTCGTGTTCTTTCAGCTGTTCCATTTGTACTTCCAGGAGTCACCATGGCTATGGGTTTCTTATTAACTTTCGGCAGAGAAGGAATTTTTACAAAAATCCTGCATAATATAGGATACAACAAACGAATTCTGTACACATTCACGGCGGTAATAATAGGACACGTTTTTTACAACTTCCCTCTTTTTATAAGAATTGTAGGAGAAACATGGGAAAAAATTGAAGGTTCTCTTTCCGAAGCAGCAAAATTAGACGGTGCAGATAATATGAAAACCTTTTATTTAATAGAGCTCCCATTAATACTCCCTGCTATTTTAAAAGCATTTTTGCTAACCTATATATATACATTTACAAGTTTTGCTGTAGTTCTCATTTTAGGTGGTATAAGATTTTCAACAATTGAAGTATCAATATATATGTATACCAGAATTTTGTTTGATTTCAAAAGCGCATTTACGCTTGCTATTTTTCAAATGCTTTTTATTTCAATAATTTCTTATTTTTTATCGATCAAAAAAGGAAGTTTTATCAGCGGAAAATCACTTAAAAACGAGTTCCCAGCCTGGGGATATTTCTATTTAATACTTGCCACTATTATGATTTTTGTCCCGCTGGCGTATTCTCTACTTTCGGGATTTATAAAATATGGTGGAGGATTTGGAGTAGAGAATTTTAAAAGACTTTTCAATTTAAATATTACAAGGTTTATAGGCGCAACTTTCAAACAACTTGTTGGCTACTCTATTATACTTCCTGGAATCGCCAGTTTAATATCAGTTTTACTTTCCGCTATTGGCGCATTTCACTCTTCTCGTGGAAAAAAACTGGATTATATTTTCATGCTACCTGCTGCTATATCTCCTGTAACAATAGCATTTGGGTATATTATTATGGGAATAAAACCATTTTTTTCTTTAATATTCATTTACACACTCATAACTCTTCCGATAGTATTTGGACTGCTCGAAAACGGATGGAGAACCATAAATAAAGATATAGAAGAAGCTGCAAAACTTGACGGAGCAAACACTATAATTTTAAATACAAAAATCAGATTTCCACTTATGAAATATCACCTTTTAACTGCTTTTGTTTATGCATTCACAATAAGCGTGGGAGAAATGTCAGCTACCATAACCACCGTTGAACCGCCTATTTCAACATTTTCAGTAGCAATTTATAGACTTTTAAGTGCACGAAAAATTCCAGAAGCACGGGCTCTAAATACTATTTATTCTTTTATCGTGGTTGTGTTATTTATGTTAATTGAAATAAAAAGATTTAATGATGAACAATAA
- a CDS encoding thiamine ABC transporter substrate-binding protein — MKKLLVTISVFFVFLIAFANELVVYTYDSFVSGIGQKIVPVFEKMYGCKVKLLSFGDAGAVLARLIAEKKNPRADVIIGLDQGLLPKAIKAGVLERYTPVNLSLLKYQELFNEYGVPYDFGSIAIVYNKEKIQNPPESFNDLLNPQFKGKIVVEDPRTSSTGLSFLLWTIAVYGDKYLDFWKKFKDNILTITPGWDEAFEMLESGEAEMMVSYATDGAYSYYYYGSITYVPVIMKEGAFVQVEYASLIKNARNPELAKRFLEFILMNYFQKEVPLNQWMLPVTQTELPEAFSYVPEIKKTLQVSDEIYDNLEEILKEWTKVIIGG, encoded by the coding sequence ATGAAAAAATTACTTGTAACAATAAGTGTCTTTTTTGTTTTTTTAATAGCTTTTGCAAATGAACTTGTTGTTTACACTTACGATAGTTTTGTTTCTGGAATCGGACAGAAAATCGTTCCAGTATTTGAAAAAATGTATGGTTGCAAAGTAAAGTTGCTTTCTTTCGGTGATGCAGGAGCAGTCCTTGCAAGGTTAATAGCAGAAAAAAAGAATCCAAGAGCAGATGTAATAATTGGACTGGATCAGGGTTTACTTCCAAAAGCTATAAAAGCAGGTGTACTGGAAAGGTACACCCCTGTGAACCTTTCACTTTTGAAATACCAAGAATTATTCAATGAATATGGTGTCCCGTATGATTTTGGCTCAATTGCAATAGTTTATAACAAAGAAAAAATTCAAAACCCACCAGAATCGTTTAATGATTTATTAAATCCTCAATTTAAAGGAAAAATAGTTGTTGAAGATCCCAGAACTTCAAGTACAGGACTGAGTTTTTTGCTATGGACAATAGCAGTGTACGGGGACAAATACCTGGATTTCTGGAAAAAATTCAAAGACAATATCCTTACTATAACACCGGGATGGGATGAAGCTTTTGAAATGCTTGAATCTGGAGAGGCTGAAATGATGGTAAGTTATGCCACAGATGGTGCATATAGTTACTATTACTATGGCTCAATAACTTACGTTCCTGTAATAATGAAAGAAGGAGCATTTGTTCAGGTTGAATATGCTTCTTTGATCAAAAACGCCAGAAACCCTGAACTTGCTAAAAGATTTCTTGAATTTATACTCATGAACTATTTCCAGAAAGAAGTCCCGTTAAATCAATGGATGCTTCCAGTTACTCAAACAGAGCTTCCAGAAGCGTTTAGTTACGTTCCGGAAATCAAAAAGACGCTCCAGGTATCAGATGAAATTTACGACAACCTTGAGGAGATTCTCAAAGAATGGACAAAAGTTATAATTGGTGGATAA
- a CDS encoding ABC transporter substrate-binding protein: MRKFLGLFLSVLLTGILFAQTEIVFWHGLSRDPDKSSIDEIVAAFEKENPDIKVKVVIVPAAETDSTKLLTAVAAGTGPDLVYLDRFTVSQRAANNVLEPMEDYLKKIGIDIAEMKKQFYDFAIEECIFNGKMWALPFDTDVRILLYNAKLLKKAGYVEPPDNVYDMIKVADILTVEGKRGRYETVGFIPWYAQGWPYTWIFAFEGKVFDKNTGKFVFATDKGVIEAYEWQKEWADRFGYEALNAFGSLQIGDLNPFTAGKLAMIVDGNWTISGLKKFAPEDFEYKISGIPTKSGKPVTWAGGWSLAIPKGAKNKEAAAKLAYYIATKGQVQYSVDTLHIPTYKPAVEDFLKKDPSQEKFVKLLDNAKTRPPLPVGALLWDKLVEARDYILTGKKTVKQALLDAQKEVQEAYDEIMERFKNK; this comes from the coding sequence ATGAGAAAATTTTTGGGGTTATTTTTAAGTGTTTTACTAACAGGTATTTTATTTGCTCAGACTGAGATTGTGTTCTGGCATGGGTTATCGAGGGATCCCGACAAAAGCAGTATTGATGAAATCGTTGCAGCTTTTGAAAAAGAAAATCCCGATATTAAAGTAAAAGTGGTAATTGTTCCTGCGGCTGAAACAGATTCAACGAAGCTTTTAACTGCTGTTGCTGCTGGGACAGGTCCAGATTTAGTTTATCTTGATAGATTTACTGTTTCTCAAAGGGCGGCTAATAATGTTCTTGAGCCTATGGAAGATTATTTAAAAAAGATAGGTATTGACATTGCTGAAATGAAAAAACAGTTTTATGATTTTGCAATAGAAGAATGTATTTTTAACGGTAAAATGTGGGCTCTTCCTTTTGATACAGATGTTAGGATCCTTCTTTATAACGCTAAATTACTGAAGAAAGCAGGCTACGTTGAACCACCAGATAATGTGTATGACATGATAAAAGTTGCTGATATTTTAACAGTAGAAGGAAAACGTGGGAGGTACGAAACAGTAGGCTTTATTCCATGGTATGCCCAGGGATGGCCATATACCTGGATTTTTGCTTTTGAAGGGAAAGTTTTTGATAAGAACACTGGAAAGTTTGTATTTGCTACAGATAAAGGCGTTATAGAAGCGTACGAGTGGCAGAAAGAATGGGCAGATAGGTTCGGTTATGAAGCGTTAAATGCTTTCGGTTCACTGCAGATAGGAGATTTAAACCCTTTTACAGCAGGGAAACTGGCTATGATTGTTGATGGAAACTGGACCATTTCAGGTTTGAAAAAATTTGCTCCAGAAGATTTTGAATATAAAATTAGTGGTATTCCAACAAAAAGTGGAAAACCAGTAACCTGGGCTGGAGGATGGAGTCTGGCAATTCCAAAAGGTGCAAAAAATAAAGAAGCAGCGGCAAAATTGGCTTATTATATTGCTACAAAAGGTCAGGTTCAATACAGCGTAGATACTTTACATATTCCAACGTACAAGCCCGCTGTTGAGGACTTTCTGAAAAAAGATCCGTCACAAGAAAAATTTGTAAAATTACTTGACAATGCAAAAACGAGGCCACCACTTCCCGTTGGAGCTTTGCTATGGGATAAACTGGTAGAAGCAAGAGATTATATATTAACCGGTAAAAAAACAGTGAAACAGGCTCTGTTAGACGCTCAAAAGGAAGTGCAGGAAGCTTATGATGAAATAATGGAAAGGTTTAAAAATAAATAA
- a CDS encoding multidrug transporter produces the protein MVKRKSFIIEGTTLIGIGIGFIFLKNSPYYFLASVLIGAGTGFLIEHFFSKKA, from the coding sequence ATGGTAAAAAGAAAAAGTTTTATAATCGAAGGTACAACACTTATTGGAATAGGTATAGGATTTATTTTCCTGAAAAATTCGCCTTATTACTTTCTGGCATCTGTACTAATTGGTGCAGGAACAGGTTTTTTGATCGAACACTTTTTCTCTAAAAAAGCTTAG
- a CDS encoding methyl-accepting chemotaxis protein codes for MKVRTKIFLMVIVPVVTLYIISVVSYLNFKAVQASLPDIQYAFKEVQDMSDAIFTAKEVHLNVLKYVYNTLEIKSLEQSIEKFLEKAKLVDSGVDQKIFSNLSRSYEALKSGDKNAVYEIEKIIGDVVVQLDKEMEKYNKNVYDKIEVSENKISFALSFLLYIPLIVIILSAIFVLLVTSKMIKALKKVMEASRALLKNDLTIDIKASKLKDEFGELVNTFKKVIEYLRENLSTIKVETRSVSNEMDITTEALEEITQRNISITTNMEKIAGVMENISASIQETTAGSEEISSATKNIADNAQKSAEFASQSAELAKDAGDVLKKLIESTLEIAEISRDVKNVVESFNKGARDITEFVETINAISEQTNLLALNAAIEAARAGEAGKGFAVVADEIRKLAEESKIASEQIQKVVDEIADTSQRAALVSEKIMEKVETGTSSAEHADEKLGQIISAVDKIGKMVENIAAAVQEQTAAIDEITQAMVSNTKLVTEVNSNVQEVYASTEEITAKQEEVTSSIKQVRENVKMLDEIVDRYKVKN; via the coding sequence ATGAAAGTTCGAACAAAGATATTTTTGATGGTAATAGTTCCTGTGGTGACACTGTATATAATCAGTGTTGTTAGTTATTTGAATTTTAAAGCTGTCCAGGCTTCCCTCCCTGATATTCAATATGCTTTCAAAGAAGTCCAGGATATGAGTGATGCAATTTTTACTGCAAAAGAAGTTCATTTGAATGTTCTTAAGTACGTTTATAATACTCTTGAAATAAAATCACTTGAACAATCAATTGAAAAGTTTCTGGAAAAAGCGAAACTGGTGGACTCTGGTGTGGATCAAAAGATCTTTTCTAATTTATCCAGATCATATGAAGCTTTAAAATCAGGAGACAAAAATGCAGTGTATGAAATAGAAAAAATTATCGGTGATGTTGTTGTACAGCTTGATAAAGAAATGGAGAAGTACAATAAAAATGTTTACGATAAAATAGAGGTTTCAGAAAACAAAATCTCTTTTGCTCTTTCGTTTTTGCTGTATATACCTTTGATAGTGATAATACTGAGCGCAATATTTGTATTGCTGGTAACTTCTAAAATGATAAAGGCATTAAAGAAAGTAATGGAAGCTTCAAGGGCGTTATTAAAAAATGATTTGACTATTGATATAAAAGCTTCAAAATTAAAGGATGAATTTGGAGAACTTGTTAATACCTTTAAAAAGGTTATAGAATATTTGCGAGAAAATCTTTCAACTATAAAGGTTGAAACAAGATCAGTATCTAACGAGATGGATATCACAACAGAGGCTCTTGAGGAAATTACACAACGAAATATTTCAATTACAACAAATATGGAGAAAATAGCAGGTGTAATGGAAAATATTTCTGCATCAATTCAGGAGACAACAGCAGGTTCCGAAGAAATAAGCAGTGCTACAAAAAATATTGCAGATAATGCGCAAAAATCAGCTGAATTTGCAAGTCAGAGTGCCGAACTTGCAAAAGATGCTGGAGACGTTCTTAAAAAGCTTATAGAATCCACACTGGAAATCGCGGAAATATCCAGAGATGTAAAAAACGTCGTAGAAAGTTTTAACAAAGGTGCAAGAGATATTACAGAATTTGTTGAAACTATAAATGCTATATCTGAACAAACAAATTTGTTAGCGCTTAACGCGGCTATAGAAGCTGCGCGGGCAGGAGAAGCTGGTAAAGGGTTTGCAGTTGTTGCCGATGAAATAAGAAAACTTGCAGAAGAAAGTAAAATAGCTTCTGAACAAATTCAGAAAGTGGTGGATGAAATAGCCGATACATCGCAAAGAGCCGCGTTGGTTTCTGAGAAAATTATGGAAAAAGTAGAAACTGGAACAAGTTCAGCTGAACATGCTGATGAAAAATTAGGACAAATAATTTCAGCTGTTGATAAGATTGGGAAGATGGTTGAAAATATAGCTGCAGCTGTTCAGGAACAAACAGCGGCTATTGATGAGATAACACAAGCTATGGTTTCCAACACTAAATTAGTAACAGAAGTGAATAGTAATGTTCAGGAAGTGTATGCTTCAACAGAAGAAATCACCGCGAAACAGGAAGAAGTGACATCATCAATAAAACAGGTGAGAGAGAATGTGAAAATGCTTGACGAAATAGTGGATAGGTACAAAGTTAAGAACTAA